In Kordiimonas sp. SCSIO 12610, the following are encoded in one genomic region:
- the glpD gene encoding glycerol-3-phosphate dehydrogenase — protein MYDLLIIGGGINGAGIARDAAGRGLKVLLVEKDDLASHTSSASTKLIHGGLRYLEYYDFALVRKALKEREVLLRAAPHIIWPLRFVLPYHSGLRPAWLIRLGLFIYDHIGGRKLLPATKTLKRSKHDKLNPLTDNFSLAFEYSDCWVDDARLVVLNAVDAANHGADILTQTECINLTRSNDFWTADLLTKDGANYQITSKAIINAAGPWVETLASRADKTLGDKAKVRLVKGSHIIINKHFDGDHAFFFQNADGRIIFAIPYENNNFTLIGTTDLSYDGDKDDVQISDEEIQYLCASANEYFKNKIDPNDVVATYSGVRPLYDDKAADASAVTRDYILSYDNDGGAPILSIFGGKITTYRKLAEDSLALFQDALLNIQKREWTNGTPLPGGDIENADFDGFFKTLLEQYNWLDTTVLRRLARCYGTQIHNILQDVEGVNDLGAHYGFGLYHKEVEYLQTHEFAKSVDDILFRRTKLGLYFTDDQKNALELALSDLLHD, from the coding sequence ATGTATGATCTTCTAATCATTGGTGGCGGCATTAACGGCGCGGGTATAGCACGCGATGCAGCCGGTCGCGGGTTGAAGGTATTATTGGTTGAAAAAGATGACCTCGCATCTCATACATCGTCAGCCAGCACCAAACTTATCCACGGCGGCCTAAGGTATCTGGAATATTATGATTTTGCTCTTGTGAGAAAAGCCCTGAAAGAGCGGGAGGTTCTCCTTAGGGCCGCACCACACATCATCTGGCCACTTAGATTTGTGTTACCCTATCATAGCGGCCTAAGACCTGCGTGGCTGATCAGGCTTGGCCTTTTCATTTACGACCATATCGGCGGGAGAAAACTTCTCCCAGCAACAAAAACATTGAAACGCAGCAAACACGATAAGCTAAACCCGCTCACCGACAATTTTTCCCTGGCTTTCGAATATTCAGACTGTTGGGTTGATGATGCGCGCCTTGTTGTCTTAAACGCTGTTGATGCAGCAAATCATGGCGCTGATATTCTAACACAGACCGAATGTATTAATTTGACGCGTTCAAATGACTTCTGGACAGCAGATCTTTTAACGAAAGATGGCGCCAATTATCAAATCACCAGCAAGGCAATTATCAATGCAGCTGGCCCTTGGGTTGAAACGCTGGCTTCCCGTGCTGACAAAACCCTTGGCGATAAAGCAAAAGTGCGCCTTGTGAAAGGTAGTCATATCATCATCAACAAACATTTCGACGGCGATCACGCGTTCTTTTTTCAAAATGCTGATGGACGAATTATTTTCGCTATCCCCTATGAAAACAATAACTTCACACTTATTGGCACTACTGACTTGTCCTATGATGGAGATAAGGATGATGTTCAGATTTCTGACGAAGAAATTCAGTATTTATGCGCGTCTGCAAACGAGTATTTCAAAAATAAAATTGACCCAAATGATGTAGTTGCTACCTACTCGGGGGTGCGCCCGCTTTATGATGATAAGGCAGCGGACGCTTCTGCAGTCACTCGTGATTATATTTTATCTTATGATAATGATGGCGGCGCCCCCATTCTCTCAATTTTCGGTGGTAAAATAACCACGTACCGCAAGCTCGCAGAGGATAGCCTAGCTTTATTCCAAGATGCTTTACTAAACATACAAAAGCGCGAATGGACAAACGGCACACCGCTACCTGGCGGGGATATTGAAAACGCTGACTTTGATGGTTTCTTCAAAACACTTTTAGAGCAGTATAATTGGCTGGATACAACTGTTCTTCGCCGCCTGGCTCGTTGCTACGGAACCCAAATCCATAATATTCTTCAAGATGTTGAAGGCGTGAACGACTTAGGTGCACACTATGGCTTTGGCTTGTACCACAAAGAAGTTGAATATCTGCAAACCCACGAATTCGCAAAGTCTGTTGACGATATCCTCTTTAGACGAACCAAACTCGGCCTATATTTTACCGACGATCAAAAAAACGCTTTAGAATTAGCACTCTCTGACCTTCTTCATGACTAA
- a CDS encoding TonB-dependent siderophore receptor: protein MSTKLKSILYMSTIMVSLTGTAYAQDVNTADQDAYDAYDEEIIVTGRYLYSDQVNALKTPTPIIDVPQSLSIITADQIVRQGIDSISDITLYTPGITSSQGEGHRDAVVFRGVRSTADFYLDGVRDDVQYYRSLYNLEQVEVLRGPNALLFGRGGTGGLINRVTKKGVIGEDFVGYLGSVDTFGAYTIQADANFTVSDNAAFRINGYYESLNNHRDFFDGDRYGINPTARIELSDATTLNVSYEYNNNERFVDRGIPAGADGRPAEQLVDITFGDPELNTTTFEGHTIRATVEHEFSESLKGNFNAFYGDYDKLYSNFFPVSFNEDTNVVGLDGYIDTTQRKNLVLSTNLVGEFKTGSIGHTFFVGGEYIDTSNNNDRFNAFFDQTQDDIEFFTATRPLNFANGIGTNASGLPTANSFNVDLNDDTEADVEVFSVYIQDQIEISEHLDLLIGGRFDSFDITVDNIETFIETGERDIRERRDSEFSPRLGLVFKPQENISIYGSFSESFLPRSGEQFADINPPDDALDPNTFQTIEAGLKWDFANGLSFTAAIFENEQSSPQVADNDPGTLDVIDSEIRGIEAQIQGQITDQFFITAGYSYLEGNQVNDDGSEGLRVRELPEHTFNIWGNYQVTDRLGFGVGLTYQDESFADNGNNTTLPDFVRIDAAAYYDLNDSVRLQVNIENLTDTEYFPNAHTANNITVGAPLNARFTITGRF from the coding sequence ATGAGTACAAAACTTAAAAGTATATTATATATGAGCACAATTATGGTGAGCCTAACCGGCACAGCCTATGCTCAAGACGTTAACACTGCAGATCAAGATGCATATGATGCATATGATGAAGAAATCATCGTTACCGGTCGCTACTTATATAGTGATCAAGTCAATGCGCTGAAAACTCCAACACCCATTATCGACGTTCCACAGAGTCTCTCGATCATCACCGCTGACCAAATTGTCCGCCAAGGTATCGATAGCATTAGCGACATCACACTTTACACGCCTGGTATTACAAGTTCCCAGGGTGAAGGGCACCGCGATGCTGTTGTGTTCCGGGGGGTACGCTCAACAGCTGATTTCTACCTCGACGGCGTCCGTGATGACGTACAGTATTATCGCTCGCTTTATAACTTGGAACAAGTTGAAGTACTTCGCGGTCCAAACGCTCTTCTATTCGGTCGTGGCGGCACAGGTGGTCTTATTAACCGCGTGACGAAAAAAGGTGTGATTGGCGAAGATTTCGTTGGCTACCTAGGGAGTGTAGATACTTTCGGTGCTTATACTATTCAAGCTGATGCCAACTTTACCGTCAGCGACAATGCAGCATTCCGTATCAATGGATACTATGAAAGCCTGAATAACCACCGTGATTTCTTCGACGGCGATCGTTATGGTATTAATCCAACAGCACGTATTGAACTTTCAGATGCAACAACATTGAATGTTTCGTACGAATATAACAATAACGAACGCTTTGTTGATCGTGGTATCCCCGCCGGCGCAGATGGTCGCCCCGCAGAGCAGCTTGTTGATATTACTTTTGGTGACCCAGAATTAAATACAACAACTTTCGAAGGCCACACAATTCGCGCCACTGTTGAACATGAATTCTCTGAGAGTTTAAAAGGGAATTTCAACGCTTTCTACGGCGATTATGATAAGCTTTATTCTAATTTCTTTCCGGTAAGCTTTAATGAAGACACCAATGTCGTTGGTCTTGATGGCTATATTGATACAACTCAGCGCAAGAATTTGGTTTTATCTACAAATTTAGTCGGTGAGTTTAAGACGGGTAGCATTGGACATACATTCTTCGTTGGGGGCGAATATATTGATACTTCCAATAACAACGACCGTTTCAATGCCTTCTTTGATCAAACGCAAGATGATATTGAGTTTTTCACAGCAACTCGTCCGCTAAACTTTGCCAATGGCATTGGTACAAATGCAAGTGGCCTTCCAACAGCAAACAGCTTTAATGTTGATCTTAATGACGATACTGAAGCAGACGTTGAAGTATTCTCAGTATACATTCAGGATCAAATCGAAATTTCTGAGCATTTAGACCTTTTAATTGGTGGTCGTTTCGATAGCTTTGATATTACAGTTGATAACATTGAGACATTCATTGAAACCGGTGAGCGCGATATCAGAGAGCGCCGCGATTCCGAATTCTCTCCGCGTCTTGGTCTAGTCTTTAAACCGCAGGAAAATATTTCGATTTATGGTAGCTTTAGCGAGAGCTTCTTGCCAAGGAGTGGTGAGCAGTTTGCGGATATCAATCCACCTGACGATGCGCTTGACCCTAACACATTCCAGACGATTGAAGCTGGTTTGAAATGGGACTTTGCGAATGGCCTTAGTTTTACAGCCGCTATCTTTGAAAACGAACAAAGCTCGCCGCAGGTTGCTGATAACGACCCCGGAACGCTTGATGTAATCGACAGCGAAATCCGTGGTATCGAAGCACAAATTCAAGGTCAGATCACCGATCAGTTCTTTATTACTGCGGGCTATAGTTACCTTGAGGGTAATCAGGTTAACGATGATGGCAGTGAAGGCCTTCGTGTTCGTGAATTACCAGAGCATACCTTCAATATCTGGGGTAATTATCAAGTTACTGATCGCCTTGGTTTTGGTGTAGGCCTAACGTATCAGGACGAAAGTTTTGCTGATAATGGCAACAACACAACATTGCCTGATTTCGTTCGAATTGACGCTGCTGCATACTATGACTTAAACGACAGTGTTCGCCTTCAGGTTAATATTGAGAACCTAACTGATACTGAATATTTCCCGAACGCACACACAGCAAACAATATCACAGTAGGCGCGCCTCTTAACGCTCGCTTTACAATTACTGGCCGCTTCTAA
- a CDS encoding autotransporter domain-containing protein — MSKKFGKIDSAHTARFLNKRLMASTSLLAMALSGAVSAQTIIPNGDNQSRTSQVDGETILVDTGSTSTVAGAPLLTVNNNDVIVNNAGTLSTTGVTNTLTLNGNGIIINNTNTGSITADSRAIEINGLNAAIVNDGSILGTLSQRNGTVYSNVTANNFSLTNSGTIDAGAGQIGAGFSAELAAEGTDFDIINSGTIAGRGNEGAGLATAGDGIRLERTRVGGALDATTTGLFTGTITNSGTISSEGANGTVAGFRAVNGVSFQGTLTNEVGGVISGTQNGVYFGNPTPAGGGDHTGGVVNNAGTISSDSRALNIDGIGLEVNNLASGEIIGTGNQRNGTVYADGTADDFTFNNAGSVDAGEGNTGSGFGAEIGGAADGANTFDLINSGTIQGRGQASAAENAAGDGVRIGNVGNIGVFDGTITNSGEINSESTQGTTAGIRFVNGISFQGTLTNTGTISGAQNGLYFGNPVDGAGADHTGGVVNNAGTISSDSRALNIDGIGLEVNNTGLILGTGNQRNGTVYADSTAQDFTFNNAGLVDAGAGNTGSGFGAEIAADGNTFDLINSGTIQGRGQASAAENAAGDGVRIGNVGNIGVFDGTITNSGTINSESTQGTTAGIRFVNGISFQGTLTNEAGGVISGAQNGLYFGNPVDGAGADHTGGVVNNFGTISSGSRALNIDGIGLTVNNLATGEIIGTGNQRNGTVYADSTAQDFTFNNAGLVDAGAGNTGSGFGAEIAADGNTFDLINSGTIQGRGQASAAENAAGDGVRIGNVGNIGVFDGTITNSGTINSESTQGTTAGIRFVNGISFQGTLTNEAGGVISGAQNGLYFGNPVDGAGADHTGGVVNNFGTISSGSRALNIDGIGLEVNNLATGEIIGTGNQRNGTVYADSTAQDFTFNNAGLVDAGAGNTGSGFGAEIAADGNTFDLINSGTIQGRGQASAAENAAGDGVRIGNVGNIGVFDGTITNSGTINSESTQGTTAGIRFVNGISFQGTLTNEAGGVISGAQNGLYFGNPVDGAGADHTGGVVNNAGTISSDSRALNIDGIGLEVNNLATGEIIGTGNQRNGTVYADSTAQDFTFNNAGLVDAGAGNTGSGFGAEIAADGNTFDLINSGTIQGRGQASAAENAAGDGVRIGNVGNIGVFDGTITNSGTINSESTQGTTAGIRFVNGISFQGTLTNEAGGVISGAQNGLYFGNPVDGAGADHTGGVVNNFGTISSGSRALNIDGIGLTVNNSGSILGTGDQRNGTVYFDGTANNVTLNNLAGGVIDAGAGNNGSGVSIQALAGERTHTISNAGIIQGRGTALASGEAAGLRVFYPPNMMRPVVNLDIDNTGTIASETSAGILLENITFAGDITNSGTISGATAAIDASTSFGNVIINNSGDLVGGVLTGAGDDVLNISGGSISGDIDLGTGSNQVNILAGGSLDVVGTINVASDVAVDGLVNFDLGEIINVDGNATFGNASQVSLNFTDVTSLSFGQATNLITTTGTLTNNGVSFAPENNFLVDFNVVASSNAVSVTPTVVNLAALSNDVNVSSFGSAFAGALQAGNGDAAFAANANAINGFTNNRQFELAASSLLPTLNEGVTREVYETQNQVLSLIDSRLGGDAEGNAIWGQAFGRTADRDSEGGLTFSGYDADSYGFVIGADTAIADNVRAGVAFSYSDIDVEETSGAFEETSIDSYSLNAYASYEDEGTFVNGALAYVFGNADSSRQAIVDTISSDFDVDQFSAKVTAGYKANLGDLEFSPFASLQYANISQSDFTEIGGLNLVVDADSVTIFETGVGAKFALPIENDGFKLVPQVSVGWYYDLADEARSLNASFAGGNNFALTGVDPTASSFEVDASLGIFTSGNTSITLGYEGEYRSDFNSHAGVARIRFAF, encoded by the coding sequence GTGAGCAAGAAATTTGGTAAAATAGATTCGGCACATACCGCTCGTTTCTTAAACAAGAGGCTAATGGCTTCGACATCATTATTGGCAATGGCGCTTTCTGGCGCTGTATCTGCCCAAACAATAATCCCAAATGGTGACAACCAGTCACGTACAAGCCAGGTTGATGGTGAAACCATCCTCGTTGACACTGGAAGTACAAGCACTGTTGCGGGGGCACCGCTTCTGACTGTTAACAACAACGATGTTATCGTTAACAATGCAGGAACACTCTCAACAACTGGTGTTACCAACACGCTAACATTAAATGGCAACGGCATTATTATTAACAATACTAATACTGGCTCTATTACTGCCGACTCGCGTGCTATTGAAATTAATGGCTTGAATGCAGCGATTGTTAATGATGGCTCTATTTTGGGTACATTAAGTCAGCGCAATGGCACTGTTTACTCTAATGTGACAGCGAACAACTTTTCGTTGACAAACAGCGGCACAATTGATGCTGGTGCAGGTCAGATTGGTGCAGGCTTCTCGGCTGAACTTGCAGCGGAAGGTACAGATTTTGATATTATCAATTCTGGCACGATAGCTGGTCGTGGTAACGAGGGTGCAGGCCTTGCAACAGCAGGCGATGGTATCCGCCTTGAGCGCACACGCGTTGGCGGTGCACTTGATGCGACGACGACAGGTTTGTTTACGGGTACAATCACAAATTCAGGAACTATTTCTTCTGAAGGTGCTAACGGTACTGTTGCTGGTTTCCGTGCTGTTAATGGAGTTTCCTTCCAGGGTACGCTAACCAACGAAGTTGGCGGTGTTATCTCTGGTACACAGAATGGTGTGTATTTCGGTAACCCAACGCCTGCAGGCGGCGGTGACCACACTGGTGGTGTTGTCAACAACGCTGGGACGATCTCTTCTGATAGCCGCGCGCTTAATATCGATGGTATCGGCCTTGAAGTAAACAACCTTGCATCTGGTGAAATCATCGGTACAGGCAACCAGCGTAACGGTACAGTATATGCTGATGGTACTGCTGATGACTTTACGTTCAATAACGCAGGCTCTGTTGATGCAGGTGAAGGCAACACAGGATCAGGTTTTGGTGCTGAAATCGGCGGTGCTGCTGATGGTGCGAACACATTTGATCTTATCAACTCTGGTACTATTCAGGGTCGCGGACAGGCTTCTGCTGCTGAAAACGCTGCAGGCGACGGTGTCCGCATTGGTAACGTTGGCAACATCGGTGTGTTTGATGGAACAATCACGAACTCTGGCGAAATTAACTCAGAGAGCACACAGGGTACAACAGCAGGTATCCGTTTCGTAAACGGTATTAGCTTCCAGGGTACACTAACAAACACTGGAACAATTTCCGGTGCACAAAACGGTCTTTACTTCGGTAACCCGGTTGACGGCGCTGGTGCTGATCACACTGGTGGTGTTGTAAACAACGCTGGTACGATCTCTTCTGACAGCCGTGCCCTTAACATCGATGGTATCGGTCTTGAAGTGAACAACACAGGCTTAATTCTTGGTACAGGCAACCAGCGTAACGGTACAGTATATGCTGACAGCACTGCACAGGACTTCACTTTCAACAACGCCGGTCTTGTGGACGCAGGCGCTGGTAACACTGGTTCAGGCTTCGGTGCAGAGATTGCTGCAGACGGTAACACATTTGACCTTATCAACTCTGGCACTATTCAGGGTCGCGGTCAGGCTTCTGCTGCTGAAAACGCTGCAGGTGACGGTGTTCGCATTGGTAACGTTGGCAACATCGGTGTGTTTGATGGAACAATCACAAACTCTGGTACAATCAACTCAGAGAGCACACAGGGTACAACAGCAGGTATCCGTTTTGTAAACGGTATCAGCTTCCAGGGTACACTGACGAACGAAGCTGGTGGTGTTATCTCTGGTGCACAAAACGGTCTTTACTTCGGTAACCCGGTTGACGGCGCTGGCGCTGATCACACTGGTGGTGTTGTAAACAACTTCGGTACAATTTCATCAGGAAGTCGCGCACTTAACATCGACGGTATCGGTCTTACTGTTAACAACCTTGCAACTGGTGAAATCATCGGTACAGGCAACCAGCGTAACGGTACAGTATATGCTGACAGCACTGCACAGGACTTTACTTTCAACAACGCTGGTCTCGTGGACGCAGGCGCTGGTAACACAGGTTCAGGCTTCGGTGCAGAGATTGCTGCAGACGGTAACACATTTGACCTTATCAACTCTGGTACTATTCAGGGTCGCGGTCAGGCTTCTGCTGCTGAAAACGCTGCAGGTGACGGTGTTCGCATTGGTAACGTTGGCAACATCGGTGTGTTTGACGGAACAATCACAAACTCTGGTACAATCAACTCAGAGAGCACACAGGGTACAACAGCAGGTATCCGTTTTGTAAACGGTATCAGCTTCCAGGGTACACTGACGAACGAAGCTGGTGGTGTTATCTCCGGTGCACAAAACGGTCTTTACTTCGGTAACCCGGTTGACGGCGCTGGCGCTGATCACACTGGTGGTGTTGTAAACAACTTCGGTACAATTTCATCAGGAAGTCGCGCACTTAACATCGACGGTATCGGCCTTGAAGTGAACAACCTTGCAACTGGTGAAATCATCGGTACAGGCAACCAGCGTAACGGTACAGTATATGCTGACAGCACTGCACAGGACTTTACTTTCAACAACGCTGGTCTCGTGGACGCAGGCGCTGGTAACACAGGTTCAGGCTTCGGTGCAGAGATTGCTGCAGACGGTAACACATTTGACCTTATCAACTCTGGTACTATTCAGGGTCGCGGTCAGGCTTCTGCTGCTGAAAACGCTGCAGGTGACGGTGTTCGCATTGGTAACGTTGGCAACATCGGTGTGTTTGACGGAACAATCACAAACTCTGGTACAATCAACTCAGAGAGCACACAGGGTACAACAGCAGGTATCCGTTTTGTAAACGGTATCAGCTTCCAGGGTACACTGACGAACGAAGCTGGTGGTGTAATCTCCGGTGCACAAAACGGTCTTTACTTCGGTAACCCGGTTGACGGCGCTGGCGCTGATCACACTGGTGGTGTTGTCAACAACGCTGGCACGATCTCTTCTGACAGCCGTGCCCTTAACATCGATGGTATCGGCCTTGAAGTAAACAACCTTGCAACTGGTGAAATCATCGGTACAGGCAACCAGCGTAACGGTACAGTATATGCTGACAGCACTGCACAGGACTTCACTTTCAACAACGCTGGTCTCGTGGACGCAGGCGCTGGTAACACAGGTTCAGGCTTCGGTGCAGAGATTGCTGCAGACGGCAACACATTTGACCTTATCAACTCTGGCACTATTCAGGGTCGCGGTCAGGCTTCTGCTGCTGAAAACGCTGCAGGCGACGGTGTTCGTATCGGTAACGTTGGCAACATCGGTGTGTTTGACGGAACAATCACGAACTCTGGTACAATCAACTCAGAGAGCACACAGGGTACAACAGCAGGTATCCGTTTTGTAAACGGTATCAGTTTCCAGGGTACACTGACGAACGAAGCTGGTGGTGTTATCTCCGGTGCACAAAACGGTCTTTACTTCGGTAACCCGGTTGACGGCGCTGGCGCTGATCACACTGGTGGTGTTGTAAACAACTTCGGTACAATTTCATCAGGAAGTCGCGCACTTAACATCGACGGTATCGGTCTTACTGTTAACAACAGTGGTTCAATCCTTGGTACAGGCGATCAGCGTAATGGTACAGTTTACTTTGATGGCACAGCCAACAATGTAACACTGAACAACCTTGCTGGTGGTGTGATTGATGCAGGCGCTGGCAACAATGGTTCAGGTGTTTCTATTCAGGCCCTCGCTGGTGAGCGCACGCACACTATCTCGAACGCGGGTATTATTCAGGGTCGTGGTACTGCTCTTGCTTCTGGTGAAGCTGCTGGCCTCCGCGTGTTCTATCCACCTAACATGATGCGTCCAGTTGTTAACCTAGATATCGATAACACTGGTACCATTGCTTCTGAAACATCAGCAGGAATCTTGCTTGAAAATATCACTTTTGCTGGCGATATTACGAACTCAGGCACGATTTCAGGTGCAACGGCTGCGATTGATGCAAGTACATCATTCGGCAATGTGATCATCAATAACTCAGGCGACCTAGTTGGCGGTGTGTTAACTGGTGCTGGCGATGATGTTCTGAACATCTCTGGTGGCTCTATCTCTGGCGATATTGATCTTGGTACGGGTAGCAACCAAGTGAACATCCTTGCTGGTGGTTCACTGGATGTTGTGGGTACAATCAATGTTGCAAGTGATGTTGCAGTTGACGGCCTTGTTAACTTTGATCTCGGAGAGATTATCAATGTTGACGGTAATGCGACATTTGGAAATGCTAGCCAAGTTTCGCTAAACTTCACAGATGTAACAAGCCTAAGCTTTGGCCAAGCTACTAATTTGATTACTACAACAGGTACTTTGACAAACAATGGTGTGTCATTTGCTCCTGAAAACAACTTCCTCGTTGATTTCAATGTTGTGGCTTCATCAAATGCTGTTTCAGTAACGCCGACAGTTGTTAACCTTGCTGCGCTTTCAAATGATGTAAATGTTTCATCGTTCGGTTCTGCGTTCGCTGGTGCATTGCAGGCAGGTAACGGCGATGCTGCTTTCGCTGCAAATGCAAATGCCATCAACGGCTTCACAAACAACCGTCAGTTTGAACTTGCTGCTTCCAGCTTGCTTCCAACCCTAAATGAGGGTGTGACACGTGAAGTTTATGAAACACAGAACCAGGTTCTGAGCCTTATTGATAGCCGCCTTGGTGGTGACGCTGAAGGTAACGCGATCTGGGGTCAAGCGTTCGGCCGTACAGCAGACCGTGATAGCGAAGGTGGATTGACCTTCTCTGGTTATGATGCTGACAGTTATGGTTTTGTAATCGGTGCGGACACAGCAATTGCTGATAATGTTCGTGCGGGTGTTGCTTTCTCATACTCTGATATTGATGTTGAGGAAACAAGCGGAGCGTTTGAAGAGACTTCAATCGACAGCTACAGCTTGAATGCTTATGCATCATATGAAGATGAAGGAACATTTGTTAACGGTGCTCTTGCATATGTCTTCGGTAATGCTGACAGTAGCCGTCAAGCAATTGTTGATACGATCTCTTCAGACTTTGATGTTGATCAGTTCTCAGCAAAAGTAACTGCTGGTTACAAAGCAAACCTCGGTGATCTGGAGTTCTCTCCATTCGCAAGTCTTCAGTATGCTAATATTTCACAAAGTGATTTTACTGAAATTGGTGGACTGAACCTTGTTGTGGATGCCGATAGCGTAACAATCTTTGAAACTGGGGTTGGTGCAAAGTTCGCACTTCCAATCGAAAATGATGGTTTCAAACTTGTACCGCAGGTTTCTGTTGGTTGGTACTATGACCTTGCTGACGAAGCCCGCAGCCTGAACGCAAGCTTTGCTGGTGGCAACAACTTTGCGCTCACTGGTGTTGACCCAACAGCTTCAAGCTTCGAAGTTGATGCGTCACTCGGCATTTTCACTAGCGGAAACACATCAATCACACTTGGCTACGAGGGTGAATATCGCTCTGACTTCAATAGCCACGCTGGTGTAGCACGCATTAGGTTCGCTTTCTAA
- a CDS encoding NupC/NupG family nucleoside CNT transporter yields the protein MILIQPVLGLMFLIFVAWLFSENRRAFPLKWSIGAVILQLVLAFLLLRIEFLQNVIAKAGVLIQVLEKASRAGSAYMFGYLGGGELPFDVKEGSSTLIIAFEILPIILVMAAISAILWHWRVLPKAIKGLSFALQRTLGVSGAVGLGTGANFFLGVVESPLIIRAYIAQMGRTELFMVMVAGLSTVSGAVLVLYASVIEGVVSDATGHILTASLISLPASLLFAKIMVPGETKTKGTDFDQSIKYDSTLDALVSGVEDGLKVFLSVMAMLIVIFALVFIINELLGILPSVSGEPLTVNRIFGWIFSPIVLAFGIPYEEAHVAGQLMGTKAILNEFIAYQHLSTLSETELSPRSAIIMTYALCGFANLASIGLQIATFGALAPSKRSEVASLGWRAWLAGNLTTGTTAAVAAIILV from the coding sequence ATGATACTAATCCAGCCAGTTTTAGGACTTATGTTTTTGATTTTTGTCGCTTGGTTATTCAGCGAAAATCGTCGCGCCTTTCCCTTAAAGTGGTCCATAGGTGCTGTTATCCTGCAATTGGTCTTGGCTTTCCTCCTGCTGAGGATTGAGTTTCTTCAAAACGTTATAGCAAAGGCTGGTGTGCTCATTCAGGTTTTGGAAAAAGCGAGTAGAGCTGGTTCTGCTTATATGTTCGGGTATTTAGGAGGGGGAGAACTACCGTTTGATGTAAAGGAGGGAAGCAGCACGTTAATAATCGCATTCGAAATCCTTCCCATTATCCTTGTCATGGCAGCAATATCGGCAATTCTCTGGCATTGGCGGGTTTTGCCAAAAGCAATCAAAGGCCTAAGTTTTGCCCTGCAACGCACCTTGGGCGTTAGTGGAGCGGTGGGCCTTGGTACCGGCGCGAATTTCTTTTTGGGTGTAGTGGAAAGCCCTTTGATAATTCGTGCGTACATTGCGCAAATGGGGCGAACCGAACTATTTATGGTAATGGTTGCAGGGCTCTCAACAGTTTCTGGGGCAGTGTTGGTTCTATATGCAAGCGTGATTGAAGGGGTGGTTTCTGATGCAACGGGGCATATCCTAACCGCTTCACTAATCTCGCTTCCTGCGTCTCTCTTATTTGCAAAAATCATGGTACCAGGTGAAACCAAAACAAAAGGTACAGACTTCGATCAGTCTATTAAATACGATAGTACTTTGGATGCTCTTGTGAGCGGCGTTGAAGATGGCCTGAAGGTTTTTCTGAGCGTTATGGCAATGCTTATCGTAATCTTCGCGCTCGTTTTTATTATCAATGAGCTTCTCGGAATATTACCTTCTGTGTCTGGTGAGCCATTGACGGTAAACCGGATATTTGGCTGGATATTCTCACCTATTGTGTTGGCCTTCGGTATTCCTTACGAAGAAGCGCATGTTGCTGGGCAGTTGATGGGTACCAAGGCAATCTTAAATGAGTTTATTGCTTATCAGCACCTTTCTACACTTTCCGAGACCGAACTTAGCCCCCGATCTGCTATTATTATGACATATGCATTATGTGGGTTCGCAAACCTCGCGAGTATAGGGCTTCAGATAGCAACATTTGGTGCATTGGCCCCTTCTAAGCGTTCTGAAGTTGCCTCGCTTGGTTGGCGTGCTTGGCTCGCGGGGAACTTGACAACCGGCACCACGGCCGCTGTAGCTGCGATAATTTTAGTGTGA